The genomic stretch GTAGAAAAACATTCTGAGAGTGTCGTCGAGCAAAAACCAGGCTGGAAGCCCGAGCAATctctggagagagaaagaggttcattaaaggaagtgatgtcatgcaTACATACATCTACATAGATATATAGAACTATTTCTCTGCACATTATCCATGTGCTTGGTGGGCACAGTGGGTTTAAGTGCCTGGCGATGATAAGGTTGTGAACGAGCGGAGGCTTCAGACTCATCCCTGAGTATGAAAAGTTTTTGTGtcgttttttttaacagaaggGTTAACCGAAATACAAGACAGTAAAAGAGGGAAGTGCTCACTCAGAGGGGACAGTGAGAGACCGACGGAAGGTGGTGGACCGGATCAAAGAGCAGAGATGATGCGAGGGAGATTAGAAGTGAAGGCGAGCAAGTGTGGCAGAGTGAGAACCATGTAGGttgtggggagggaaaaaaagcagcagaaaagagaaGTGAGTGAGTGGGAGAAAGAGAACCTGATCGTGTTTTTAGCGGTGGAACGCTGAAACATGTCAAAAGTCCCACAACTACAGTCGGTCTGACGTGATGTGGGCACGGGGCAGAGCAAAGAGAAGAGAGCGGCAACGCCTACGCGCTGAGCTGGATGTGCAAACCTCTGCTGAAATATCCGAGCCAGTGCTTATCCTCCTACAGCATCGTTCAGCCCACTGCAGAAGGTAACCGAGCGATCCGGCGGGATGAATACCTTCATGTACGTGTTGAGTTCGGGGATTCTGCCCTCCGCGATCTCCCTCTTGTTGCCGAGGAAGACTTTTCCTAAAGAGAAACGCATCAATCAGAGAGATAAAGGAGCTGGGTTGTGTAATTAAGGCCcacatccatcccatcataGCTCAGCTGGTCGTGTAGGATGAAAATGTGTAACAGGAATTCACAAAAATGATCACGCAGCTTTTGTCTTTCAGTTGAGTTGATGGTTGAATTGACGTCTCAGTAAAAACAGGCCCAACCAGACGTGTCTGAATCGGCCTCTCTGGGTGGATTTCTCTGGGATCCGTCCCTCCAGGCCGGGAGAcgcaccccaccaccaccacaaatTATCATCGTTATCCCTAATCCTCATCCATCCCGTCAGTGACGAGCAACAGTGCAGAATCTAAACCAGAGCCTGTTATATTTCATCCCAGTTTAGCGAAGTTGCTGCTAAATTAATTTCAGTGCCGTCTTAACGCCAAGATTCATTCACGCTCTCCTCCCTCAATTACTCCGCCTTGATAAGTTACTCAAGCAATCTTAGACACAAAGTTCCTCATTTGCCGTTCTGTTAATAAATCATTAACTCATTGTGTCAGAATGgtggaacaataaaaaaaaattactaaacacagacacatttagCTCCCTCACATCCTTCTCATTCCCTGATTAAATCTGGCGCTGCAATTAAAGCCCTCAGATCTAATATTATCCAGCAGACACCTCAGTTCCATCAGCAGATGCTAAATCAGAGCAGAAAAGTAGATCTTTCCCTATATAAAACATGTCAATGGCAGACACTGTCCCAGAgtctataaataaataatattaaaaatgactCCAGTGAATCCTGACACTTCCATATCTAAAATATTTATGTAGCCAAAAACGTTGCTCTTTTGATTCATACAGCTGTAGAAAATGTTTATTCGGAAATGTGTCTAAGCTCACGTAGCACACCAGCGTAGTTTACAATCCAGTGTTTTGTAAACGGGTTTTTCTTGTCACCCGTTATCTATTAACCTGCAGTGTAACACAATTTCGCCCAGGCAAGTCCCTTTGAGAGTTGCTTCGATGGTGAGGAAGTAGTAAAGTTTCATTTCAGTAAATGAATATGATCAACTTCTCTTTATGCTTCCCTGTCAGCAGTTAAAAGTCCACGTCTATGACACCCTTTCAAGAGAGGGAATAAAATAAAGTTAACTCTTTAAGGTAGccagaataaataaaaccccTCAAATGAAAACATAAGTGCTAAAGTGTCAAAAAATCTCCAAAGATATCCTCCAGAAATAGGATCGTTATCTGAAAGCACAAATTTCTTCATAATCTAACAGCTGTAAAACCAGCTGTGAGTATGAAACCAGAGCTGGATGCTATTTTTAAACAATACAGACAGCAAATGCAGTTTTAATGTGACGAGTTTataagaaaacaggaagtgaggaggcATCCCAGTGAGTGACACAACAGGACAAACAAACGGGAAGTGAACCTGCTGAACATTTGTGAGAGTAATGGTACGGACGAAGGTTCATGTTTAGTTTCTGCAGTTggtccagatgtttcctccacaaCCTTCTTCTCTTAACTCTCATAACCTATACTACAGCCCAGCTCTAGGGGGAACTAAAGAGCTCTGCCTTTACTGTTATAATTTAATGGAATCAATCATCAGACTCATCACCTACTTGATTAAATCTAATTTTTCTGTGATTTGGTTGGAGATGACTGGAGGATAAATGGATCCGTGTCACCAGTAATAAAGTCATTCTGTCGCTTCTGTCTGATGGTTCCTCACATGCGTCATCCTTTATGGGCGTGCAAGCATCCTATCAGTGCCTCCCCATGAAAAACCAGACTCTGACCTGAGGGCAATACTAAAATATCTTATTATTTCCTCCATTTTAGCAAACATGGCCTCCAGTGAGCTGTCACTGTTGGAGAATTAACTCATCTGTGCTCAGCCAAAGGTCATCTGTGGGGAAAGACGTTGCACTTACTGGTATAAAATGAAGATGGATCATTCTGAAAAGTAGGCTCAGGCTATCTAGGCTATCTCTTTGATATTCAATCATGATTCTATAAACGAAATGAGAACAACAATCAAGTCATCAAATGTTGACCAGTTCTCATTTATCAGGCAGATGTCACCATAAATGTCTGTTCCCCACTATACATGTATGGAGCTGAGaattaatgcattttattgaggctaatgtgtctgttttttctttattttccagtaGGGCAGGAGTGTAAAGCCTTTTTTAGTCGTttagctgttgccatggtaataaCCATGACATTGTTCACTAAACACTGACATTGTTTTGGGTTTCACTTCCATATTCTCAAAAGATTCAGATCATAATTAAAGTCACTATGAATGTAGCTGGAGGCCTCTGACAGACGCGTATTCCAACAATGTGAAACGCGACACCGTCTtacctgggagggggggcagcgggCAGgtgttttgaccctgcctgtctgaTTCTTCAGGAGAGTATTTGGACTCCAGCGTCTGGTGGAGGGTAAAAAATTCTCTGTACCTCCGATAGATGAAATATTTACTCCCTCCTTTAGTCTTCACCTCAATCACAAACCTCTAGGGGTGAAAAAGACACAACACAGATCAGATATTTTTGTCTCATTGTTGGAAAAATCAAATGCTTAATGCTTTTTAACACATAAAATAATTCTgctaaatgaaaaaaaaggggtAAATCAGGACTGATTAATGCCGAAAGCCTGTTTGGTGGAAGATAACAGACTGTAAGAGAGCTGAGAAGAAGCATACACCTGCTTTAAACTGCATAGATAAATATGAACTGTTTCAGAATGATAAGATTAAAACGGTCAGTGCAAGCAACCAGTTGCACGAATACCAAGGTGAGGATTTGGACTTTCCTGGAAAAGGTGCTTAGAAAGTAAAAGTAGAGGAAAAAATAGACTAAAAGTCTCAGCACTGGCCCAGAGGACAATTGTCAGACTGGGTGCATGAGACTTGTGCCCTCGCTGCAAGAGAATAACCTTGTCCAGCCTTTGTAGCCTCTGTCTGTGTGACAGGAGAATTCACCTGACACTCATCCACTGGTTTTAATTCCACTTACATAGTAGTCAATGAATCCTTTCTTCTCCTCAATATCAGCAATGGTAGCGGTGACAGGGACATTATGAGGCAGCTGATCGAAGTCACtgagtaaaagaaaaatgtgattgcaatGCTGAACAAATGTGAGCCAAAAACATTTTATGTTGTGCCAAGAAAAAGTTAATTCAAGCAGAATTAGATTTACTTAAATAATGAGAGTTATGGTTATAGATTGATTATAAAGTGCGTTTTTTCCGGTAATCATGTTTTAATTTCCTGATTTTTACAAGCTATAAATCATACCTCTCATCCCGTAGCTGCTGAAGCGACATGATTTTGACCGTTTGAGCCGCAGATGAGCCTAGAAAAACGGATCTTTGCGTGAGGAGGGAGTGCGCGATGTAGACAACACACAGTGACACACGCGGACACGCACGCTGGCCTGACTGACGCGGAAACACCCGTCAGGAAACTAGACTTCTCTCACCCAAACCCAGAGCACGGCGCGATCGCTTCTTTGTAAGAGGTGTGCCGAAAGCTGCGGCGAGGGCGGGTACAGTGGCAACAGGTGACAAATGGAGGGTGTGTTCGTTATTTCTTCCCCTCTTCAGTCCATAATCATGTTTCACATCTTAAAAAAATTCAAAGGCAGcagtgtgtgcgcgcatgcacGCCTCTACTGCAAATACAGgccaccatcatcaccgtcTGCTCTAAATCCACATTctgtttgtttgattgattaGTTTAAACAAGATGGATACGACTGCCAGCTTACCCCTGCCTGGATCTCCGTTAATTACCATCAGAAAGACTAAATTCTGCTTTAATCCAGTTTCTGCTACCTATTTTTGAGCTGACACGAGCTTGTTAAAACAACTGCTGGTTGATTGCGTGTTTGCATTGTCACATCTGTACAGAATGTCAGTGGTTGCACaatttcggggggggggggattctccAAACTACAGCGCTGTTTTACCGGACTGAGCAATGTCAACTACATATTAAAAAGTTAAAGGGCAGATTTTCTGTCTAACGTGCAGATTACGTTGATTTAATCAAGAACTTCATAGGACTGTTCTCTCCTTGTGATTCTCCCATAATTCCTACAGTCTATGTGACAGCGAACACATCATGCTGCCCTCTTTTCTCAGCcttgagcctgtgtgtgtgtgtgtgtgtgtgtgtgtgtgtgtgtgtgtgtgtgtgtgtgtgtgtggtgtgtgtgtgtgtgtgtgtgtgtgtgtgtgttagtgatgGGCTCTGGAGCTTCTCTGAACAGATATTTCAGAGCTTCTTACGTAACAGGTCCCGCTGCACCTCAATCCTTAACTACAGATGTGtcccagctgatccaaaacGGGCCATATGACTTGATCAGGTGTTAACAGTGGTGGAAAAAACCCTGGGAGAGGACACAAGCAGAAAAGAGCAGTGCATGggtgaaagtaaaaaaaacttCATGCCTGTTTTTAGAGGTAATAATGGAGCATGTATTGATTTATGTGGCGTGTGTAGGTGTGAGCATTATTATTTAATCAACCTTCCCGGTGGGTGCTGCCCTGTGATTGCTGATGTAATGAGGTACCAAAACATCAATATCTGGAGGTAGCTCTGCAAACATGCGATGGAAGCATGAAAATCTGCCTCGGTTTACAGTCTCGGGCCGCCTCTCAGCACTGGGATGGATCACACTATTTGACTGAAGGCACATTTGCCACAGCTCTGCAAAGGTGGAGCAACCTGCACATTAGCTCTTAAGTCACAAATCACTCTGCAAAAGTCTAAAATCACCGAGAATgataaaacttttaaaatgcagagatgctgaaaacacacaaggcataaaaaaagaaagacaaatatgTTGTCTCCATAGTAACCATATCTCTAATAAAGACCCGACCATGCAGATAGTTTTGACCTTGATATATTTTTTAGGTTGATTACAACCTCTGAAATCCTAAATGTTGGTGCTAAAAAGATTTAATTTTAACTATCTGTACCAGGGGAAGGTGGACGGTTTGGCCTCTCATTACTTAACGGTTTGGCCGTCTGACAACCAAACGCCCAACAACTTGGTGGATTCCTTTTAAAACCGCACCATCTCCCACGCACGCCCCCACGCAGCAGCCGTAACATTAGCACTAAATATACCACTCTAACCAGTGCCTGCAGTGCAGTCGTGCATGTTTGGCAAAGAGTGGGGCTTCCTTCTCCCACTCTGCTCAGCCAACTGCCTGACCAGGACCTACGGGGTCGCGGGAGGGTTTGTGCCGTGCAGTTCTTGCCATCTCGGTTCTGGTCAGTTTTGTCAGCTATATTGTAATCACCGTGATTGACAGGTGAACTCTGGTTGCACAGAAGGAGGTTGAACTGCACAGAAGGAGAACTTCAGCTCAGACTGCTCACGCTGGCATGCCTTGATCTAAAATAAACTCTCTCCAACTTTTCTTTCCTTGACATTGTAGGTTAAATCAGAAGTCTGAGCTCTGCTCTGAACTTCcaactctttctttctgtcattaTTGAGAAGCGTCTCTATAAAACCAATTAGACttaaacatacatacatacatacatacatacatacatacatacatacatacatacatacatacatacatacatacatacatacatacatacatacatacatacatacatacatacatacatatggcATGTGATCAAACATATGTGATATCGTTGTCTGAGATGCCTGAGCCTAGGAACAGGTTAGAGGGCCAGAACATCGTGACATACCTGAACTGTCTGTGGTAACTTAATCAAAGATAACTGAGCTGCAATCACTGGGCAGTTTCAGCATCTTCTCACAGCCCAGAGCACTTCAGCAAACACTTGTTAAAGAAGAAATTAGACTCTCCAAAGACTTCTGTGTCATAATCATGAAGACAAGAGATATTTTGGCTTCGATTTGTACATCATGACCTGTACTTTGAagggataaaaataaaacaaaagcttcaACATCTGGTCAGCACACATGGTTCGGTCTCTGTGTACAGTCGCAGACGGCTCAGGCCTGACCCCTATCGACATCTGTCTGCTACTACAACAGATCTATTACACTCTTCGCAGTTAAAAATGATttacttcatttaaaaaaagtccgCCATCCAACAAAACGTGTGTTCTGGCATGCAGATCAAACATCAGATTAGGGATTTTTGTACACTACCTTCCTCAGTTACAGCTGATATATatcttttctgcttttccactgacctttaacctcctcCTGTCTTTTCAGCTGGCAAAATGCTGATGACGGATCTACTGAAAGCTGAAGAGATCAAAACAGCTCTCGAAGCATTTGCTGGTCAGTAGAAAGATGAACACTCAAAGATAAGATTGAAATACACttgcaaaaaaaacacacatcatcAACTCACTGCAGTGGCCCCACAACCAAAATAATTATTTAACCTGAACCCCAGAAACATTTCCAACACAGCCCAGAGACAACAGATGCTTTACTTTATAATTGACTCTGCTCCTGtgctttgatttttcttaggTGAAACCTTTGATCCAAAGAAGTTCTTTGAATTGGTGGGTCTCACAGCCATGTCGCCTGAAAGCGTCAAGGACGTCTTTAGGGTTCTGGATGTGGACGGCAGCGGATTTATAGAGGAAGATGAGCTCAAGTGAGATCCAGACACAGATGTGCACACAGATCTGTTTCAGACTGACAAACTCCACCATAAACACTCCTTTTTTGCTTGTGTTGACAGGTACATTCTTAAGGGCTTTTCCAAGGAAGGAAGAGACCTCACGGACGATGAGACAAAAGCATTCCTCAAAGCTGCAGACAAAGATGGAGACGGAAAGATCGGAATTGACGGTGAGAGAGGAGCTCTGTGAAAATTTGTGGTGAATTAACACAAGCACCAAAGCTAATTTTGCTTCCATGTGTTTTATATTGCAGAGTTTGAGGTCATGGTGCATGAGTAAGGATCCCAAAATGACTGcattcttcctccttctcttcgtCCTTGCATTCACATGTTAAAACCGATGAACCCTCCCACCCCCATTCCTTTCCTCAGCACGCATGGAGTCAGACCAGGTCTTCTCTACAAATCATCCAGGAGCAGGCCACCAAAGAGTTACCCACAAGGAGGAACATACagcctcatttttaattttttgaaaTATATCATACATGCTGTATGAGTTCCAGAGTCATTCTGAGGGTTTTCTGAAGATAGTGGTCTCAACACAGTTGGTGCTAGTGCTGTGGATAGTGATAATGTTCTAAAGACCTCTGTGTATTTCAGCAAATTTCATCTGATTGGTTTTACTTGTAGATGTACACTTCTCAGCGCACGTTCctcccactcctcttcctcatctgcagcatcttccctcacctctcctcctcctcactccttttCTCCAATCATATTATGTAGGACATAGAATGATACACAGGGGAGAGCTATGAAAGACAGAAAAGTAATGGTAATAAAACAAAAGTGAGTAATAACAGCTTTTACTTGTTACTTGGACAGAgcacaaaagaagaaaacacagcGAACATGTCAGCACATTGGTGACAGCAGGAATGGAACCTGATCGATTTGGGACAAATCTAAtaggaaaaaaatacaatgacAGATAAGAAATGCTTTTATCacctcaaaaaaataaaaactctgaGACGGATAATGTCGACACGTCCCAAGAGGGGCTAATAACCTACTTCCAGTCGCCCACCAGTAGGGGGAGATGCTGAGTTAAGGTTTGGAACGCTCAATATTAACAATATGTATAAAAATATTTTAGCAAACACGGTGTTGACCAGAACCACTGGGGTACATTTGCTTTTCctgtaaaataattattttgcttttctgGTAGAAAACATATGATGTTCCACAAAGAACCCCTTAACATTTCATGGGATTGTTTTCCAAAGAAAGCAATAAAATCAGCAAGTACTGCTTTGGGttccaggaaaacacacacaagaatcTATATTTCCAAGAATGCAACATTACATTTTTGTTAGCAGACAAATAGCTTAGGTTAACTGTGACTGGTAAATATGAATATACTGGATAGTTGgctgaaaagaaataaacactCTAGTTTATCTAACACTGTAGACTAGctcagattcttttttttagaatgtTCAGTTCTCTGAAACAAATTCCATCTATCACACCCAGCACGTGTAACTGCTGGTTAATCAAAGGATCCGAGGAGCAGATCTATCGTTGGTTGTCGTCGGGCGAAGCTTCACTGTTGCGAAGGGGTTTGTGCCTCTGAAAGAAGAAGGTGAAGACGGATGTAAACAAACAACAGAATTCTCCCACCTGCTGTCAACTTTTCCAGTccctttttcatttcacatGTGGAATATTCTTCTGTCTGCAGTAAATGCTGCTAAACACAAACCACACCAGTCCAAGGAACATTTTCAAAAGCTGGAAGGCCGTAACACCAACGCACCCCAGAAAATAATTACCAGATAACACAGGCATCTTATTTCTCTGTTGATGATGAATGCAATGATGAATTTAGGCATGAGAAACTTGTCATTTACCTGGGAAACAGTGGATTCTCAGGTGTCCCATGAGGTGATAATGTCTGAAAAAGGAATTTGCatcaataaaaatggatttggaaaaaaatattAAGCTGTCGTTAAATAAGCGCTGGTACCTGGACCTCAGATGCTGATTCATGCTTCTTTTCAGGGAGGGGAGACACTGTGCGAAGGTCAACGGAGCCTCTGAGATTCTGACTGGGTGCAGGTGGCggcggaggtggtggaggaggaggagtttggTCAATGTGGCTCTTGCTGTGACCGTGTTTTAGCTCTACGGTCAGCTCATAGTTCCTCTCAGGATGGGGGGAGATGGCTCGCACGTCTACAGACGCGCGGCGGATAGGGGTGGTGGGCGGCGGGATGTCGCCATAGCTTTTGCTCTCTGGCTCTTTGATGTAACTGTTGGCTGGGTCGAGCAGGTTGTTCAAGCTGTGGCTTCTGAGAGAACCACTGCTGAGGAGGTCATGAGCAGATGCGCTTCTTACTTATACCTTAAATTCTCATTCCAGAACTGT from Takifugu flavidus isolate HTHZ2018 chromosome 6, ASM371156v2, whole genome shotgun sequence encodes the following:
- the pvalb7 gene encoding parvalbumin-7, which translates into the protein MLMTDLLKAEEIKTALEAFAGETFDPKKFFELVGLTAMSPESVKDVFRVLDVDGSGFIEEDELKYILKGFSKEGRDLTDDETKAFLKAADKDGDGKIGIDEFEVMVHE